Below is a window of Nerophis lumbriciformis linkage group LG20, RoL_Nlum_v2.1, whole genome shotgun sequence DNA.
attaacgcagtaattgaggcaaaaggagctccaaccaagtattgagtattgtacatgctcataattttcattttcatacttttcagttggccaacatttctaaaaatcccttttttgtattagccttaagtaatattctaattttgtgacacacggaattttggattttcatttgttgccacttcaaatcatcaaaattaaatgaaataaacatttgaatgcatcagtctgtgtgcaatgaataaatataatgtacaagttacaccttttgaatgcaattactgaaataaatcaagtttttcaaaatattctaatttactggcttttacctgtatatacccggcgccaattcaaggaaatacgcacttttttgtattggatgtttatctttatttttgcacattttaaagcaaaataagcaatacttttacttttgaaatgcttatactattgcagaatattaagatttgcactgtatgtttattttatatttgcacattaaaaagcaaataagctacttttaattttgttaaatgttaaacgttttaaatgtttacattgttacagaatattttgtcacgttgttttcaatgttgactgagtggccatacttttttttttttgtaaataaaagccatgccttttgaaaaaactggcctaccgtattttccgcactattagccgcacctaaaaaccacaaatttactcaaaagctgacagtgcggcttataacccggtgcgctttatatatggattaatattaagattcattttcataaagtttcggtctcgcaactacagtaaacagccgccatcttttttccccgtagaagaggaagtgcttcttcttctacgcaagcaaacgccaaggtaagcacccgcccccatagaacaggaagcgcttcttcttctactgtaagcaaccacccgcccccgtagaagcgcgcggatattacgtttcatttcctttgtgtgtttacatctgtaaagaccacaaaatggctcctactaagcgacaggtttccggttcatgaaaagacgcaatctctccatccgcacacggactactatttcacagcaactgcctaaagactttcaagaaaagctggctactttccgtgcatattgtaaaaacaagatagctgaaaaaaagatccggccagagaacattatcaacatggacgaggttccactgacttttgatattcctgtgaaccgcactgtggatacaacgggagcacgtacggtgaatattcgcaccacagggaatgagaagtcatccttcactgtggttctagcttgccatgctaatggccagaaacttccacccatggtgatattcaaaaggaagaccttgccaaaagagacctttccagccggcgtcatcataaaagctaactcgaagggatggatggatgaagaaaagatgagcgagtggttaagggaagtttacgcgaagaggccgggtggcttttttcacgcagctccgtccatgttgatatacgactccatgcgcgcccacatcacgctggtttttaatatattattaaagtttgactgacctatctgactgtttttttgacattcctttagcgcagttagatgcggcttataacacggggcggcttataggtgcacaaaattttgaaatatgccgttcattgaaggcgcggcttatggtgcggaaaatacggtacatttattttttcatcttcattttaaataaaaaaaaataatcggtaaaaggaaaaataatctatagattaatcgggaaaaaaaaaaaaagcatctatagattaatcgattaatcgaaaaaaaaaataataatctatagattaatcgatagaaaaataatcgttagctgcagccttatttAGAAGCCAAACTCATTCACTTATTCATTAACATTCACATAACAATTATGATGGTTGCAGGTCAGTTTTCCACAGGATGGCAGCATAACAAAATGCAAATTCAAGTCAACtggtaaaaaatataatattatataaatcACAGGGTTAAAGAAATCGCAATGTCCATTTTTTTCCGAGTATTGTGCAGCCCATGGAAACAGAAGTTTTCTATTTTTGGGGATTCTCGCTCCACTTGTCGAGTACCAGCCCAAGTCATGTGTACATGGATCCATCGTTTTGGCAAGGCACTAAAAGAATGtccatgaaacactacacacacatgcagcacatagaagaaagtgtgtagcGAGTTCAAGGAGAAACATCTCATGGATCATGTCTGAACTAGACTGTGTttgtgttctgcagacgtccagcagctgattggttATCCAGGAAAACTTCCTCCTCAGTCACAGGGGCGGAGCTCTACTTTGGAGCAAGAGGATCCACAGccaccccacattaaagaggaaaagaaggaacTTTGGATAACTCAGGAGGaagctgatctcaccaagttgccactgactgttgtctctgtgaagactgaagacaatgaagagaaaccacaaccaGACCACCTCTCAGCTCCACTGTCAGATAGCGGAGCTGAAAACGGGGATGAAGAACTTTTaagcagcgatacagactgtgacggtgatatgaggactcaaactgacaacaaacactctaatTGCTCTAAAAAGAAGACGggtaaaacatgtttgagctgTTCAGTTTGTGCTAAACGCTTTTCTAAAAAGAGCAATTTGACTGTACACATGAGGACACACaccggtgaaaaaccatttagttgttcagtttgtggcaaaaactTTTCTAAAAAGTGCCATTTGAgtgaacacatgagaacgcacacgggagaaaaaccattcaattgttcagtttgtgtgaAAAGCTTTACCAAAAAGTgccatttgactgaacacatgaaaacgcacactggagaaaaaccgttTAACTGTTCCGTCTGCGGTAAAAGCTTTTCCACAAAGACCCATTTGAGTgagcacatgagaacgcacacaggagaaaaaccatttaactgttcagtttgcggtaaaagCTATACTAAGAAGTGCCATTTGACCGAACacaagagaacacacactggagaaaattcatttgattgttcagtttgtggtaaaagcatTACTCTCAAgagcaatttgactcaacacatgagaatacacaccggagaaaaaccctttAATTGTCTGGTTTGTGGTAAAAACTTTTATCTAAAGGGCAGTTTAACCCGACATATGAGAAAGCACACTAGAGAAAAACTATTTAATTGTTCAACATCTAGTAAGAGCTTTGTTACCAAGAGCCATTTGACGGAACACaagagaacgcacacaggaggaAAAACATTCAATTGTCTagtttgtggtaaaagttttTCTCGAAAGAACAGATTGACCGAACACAGCAgaagacacacaggagaaaaaattggttgctcagtttgtggtaaaacctTTTTATCCAGACACGGCTGGACTCAACACAGAATGACGCATTCTGgggaaaaaacatttagttgttcagtttgtggcaaaagattCTATTTTAATTCCGACATGGTGAGACACAAAAGAatacacacgggagaaaaaccttttaactGTACGGTTTGTGGTAAAAGTTTTTCTCAAAAGAACAAATTGACTGGACACAGCAAATTACACGCGggagagaaaaataaaaaataaaatccttaATAGAGCAGACGTGGTCACGCAGAAAAGAACACGTGAGGTTTAAAAAACAATCGGCAGAGGTTTGTGGTCAAATGAGAACTTTGTTTTATCACatgagaatcaatcaatcaattcctttattgtcattgtcataataacacttaagtcatacatgaacaacgagattttgtttgagctttgtccagcagcatagaaactgcattgatgtgcaggttgacaatagtttacattttagtattgtcaggaagatggcgataagaggggtgtgggggtgggaacagtcagatgtctgatgggtgttacgttgatgttgcagcaatgcaacgtccagagcacaattattgaggtggtgaagagtgaggtaataagatggtccggggcagcaaaggggcaggctgttcatttagcagtctcacagcctgggggatacagactgtgagacattctggtggtcctgacgCGAAtccatctatacctccttccaggttgaagaggccatgtgctgggtggtatctgtccttcaggatgttgtgtactcgctttaggcagcgagttgtgtacatggcactcatctctgggagtatcgtccttgtaatttcccccgccgctttaaccactcgctgaagggcctgttggttcgctttagtgcagaaTACACACAGAGGGGGAAAATAACTTTTAGTTGCTCAGTTTTTAGTGACAAAGTTTACCTCATCGCATAATGAAACacacttgtttaaaaaaaaaaacaaccttcatTTGATCTGTTtgcggttaaaggggaacattatcagcagacctatgtaagcgtcaatatataccttgatgttgcagaaaaaagaccatatatttttttaaccgatttccgaactctaaatgggtaaattttggcgaattaaacacctttctaatattcgctctcggagcgatgacgtcacaacgggaagcaatccgccattttctcaaacaccgagtcaaatcagctctgttattttccgtaatACGGCCTGCGCACTGACCGTATTTGGACATCCTGCTGGGACTAACAGACTTTCAAAGCATGCATTAAGTAgttagatctcaatatgtggaaattaataagactaaatcacagacaagaagagtaacttgtggggttccacaaggctcggtattgggacctaagttatttatactttatttaaatatttgttcagtatctaataaatgtaaatgtattatgtttgcagatgatacaaatgtatattgttcaggagaagacttgaaggaagtgttgaggataatagaggttgagttgattcagctaaaaaaagggtttgatattaataagttatcattaaatgataagaaaaataaattaatggTGTTTAGAGATGCAAGGacacaaaattaaaaattaaatcaagtggaaattgatagagtatatgaaactaaattcttgggaataataattgatcataaattatgttggaagccgcatattgaatatatttaaagggaaaaatatccaaatccattgctattgtttataaagtaagacacatgctgaataagacatgtctgcatatgttatattattcttttatttttccatatttaacatactgtgctgaagtttggggaaatgtttataaaacaaacatagacccaataattaaacttcaaaaaagggtcattagaataatacacaaagcgtgctactatgaacataccaatacattatttataacttctaatgtgtaaaaatgttcagatattgtgtttttaaaagcaatggaaattatgtttggagtaaagaacaacagccttccagcttatattcttaaaggggaacattatcaccagacctatgtaagcgtcaatatataccttgatgttggagaaaaaagaccatatatttttttaaccgatttccgaactctaaatgggtgaattttggtgaattaaacgcctttctaatattcgctctcggagcgatgacgtcacaacgtgacgtcacatcgggaagcaatccgccattttctcaaacaccgagtcaaatcagctctgttattttccgtttttttcgactgttttccgtaccttggagacatcatgcctcgtcggtgtgttgtcggagggtgtaacaacaccaacagggacggattcaagttgcaccagtggcccaaagatgcgaagtggcaagaaattggacgtttgttccgcacactttaccgacgaaagctatgctacgacagagatggcaagaatgtgtggatatcctgcgacactcaaagcagatgcatttccaaccataaagtcaaagaaatctgccgccagacccccattgaatctgccggagtgtgtgagcaattcagggacaaaggacctcgctagcacggcaagaaatggcggcagtttgttcccgcagacgagcgagctaaaccccctggatgtcttggctcccaccgtcccttatgccaccgaagatgatcaagaggagaatatcgaccctagcttccctggcctgctgacatcaactccaaaactggacggatcagctttcaggaaaagagagcggatgagggtatgtctacagaatatattaattgatgaaaactgggctgtctgcactctcaaagtgcatgttgttgccaaatgtatttcatatgctgtaaacctagttcatagttgttagtttcctttaatgccaaacaaacacataccaatcgttggttagaaggcgatcgccgaattcgtcctcgctttctcccgtgtcgctggctgtcgtgtcgttttcctcggtttcgcttgcatacggttcaaaccgatatggctcaatagcttcagtttcttcttcaatttggttttcgctacctgcctccacactacaaccatccgtttcaatacatgcgtaatctgttgaatcgcttaagccgctgaaatccgagtctgaatccgagctaatgtcgctatagcttgctgttctttccgccatgtttgtttgtgttggcttcactatgtgacgtcacaggaaaatggacgggtgtatataacgatggttaaaatcaggcactttgaagcttttttttagggatattgcgtgatgggtaaaattttgaaaaaaaacttcgaaaaatataataagccactgggaactgatttttactggttttaaccattctgaaattgtgataatgttcccctttaaaattgaaATTGCTAGcttcagaatcagaattagaatcagaagagtttttattgccattgtttgagaacgggttcacaaactgggaattttacttggcgcaattgtgcaacataaaacacatataacacagaataggtaataaaatgagctgtaactgagctatcagatcttgttattgttcatgtgcctgatggccgaggggaaaaaactgttcaggtggcggcaggtgtgggtctggatggaccgtagtctcctgcctgaggggagaatagtttgtgtccagggtgagaagagtcagctgtgatccgacccacacgcctcctggtcctggaggagaacaggtcctggaggggtgggagagtcaatcagggtgagggggggaaggtggggctttgactttcctgaagtccatgatcatctccactgttttctgggcgttcagctccaggttgttgaggctgcaccaggacaccagccggtccacctctctcctgtaggcggactcgtcgccGTCCGAGATGAGCCCGGTGAGggtagtgtcgtccgcaaacttgagcagctttaccgactggtggctggaggtgcagcagtttgatAGTACGTGACCTGGAGAGTCCCCCTCCCAGATGGCAGGAAAACAATCAATATGCTCattgtttatttacctttagcagcacagATGTACCGTGGGACCTCGATGTATAAACTCAatcggttcttaaaggggaacattatcagcagacctatgtaagcgtcaatatataccttgatgttgcagaaaaaagaccatatatttttttaaccgatttccgaactctaaatgggcgaattttagcgaattaaacgcctttctaatgttcgctctcggagcgatgacgtcacaacgtgacgtcacatcgggaagcaatccgccattttctcaaacaccgagtcaaatcagctctgttattttccgttttttcgactgttttccgtaccttggagacatcatgcctcgtcggtgtgttgtcggagggtgtaacaacaccaacagggacggattcaagttgcaccagtggcccaaagatgccaaagtggcaagaaattggatgtttgttccgcacactttaccgacgaaagctatgctacgacagagatggcaagaatgtgtggatatcctgcgacactcaaagcagatgcatttccaaccataaagtcaaagaaatctgccgccagacccccattgaatctgccggagtgtgtgagcaattcagggacaaaggacctcgctagcacggcaagcaatggcggcagtttgttcccgcagacgagcgagctaaaccccctatcgaccctagcttccctggcctgctgacatcaactccaaaactggacagatcagctttcaggaaaagagagcggatgagggtatgtctacagaatatattaattgatgaaaattgggctgtctgcactctcaaagtgcatgttgttgccaaatgtatttcatatgctgtaaacctagttcatagttgttagtttcctttaatgccaaacaaacacataccaatcgttggttagaaggcgatcgccaaattcgtcctcgctttctcccgtgtcgctggctgtcgtgtcgctttcgtgggtttcgcttgcatacggttcaaaccgatatggctcaatagcttcagtttcttcttcaatttggttttcgctacctgcctccacactacaaccatccgtttcaatacatgcgtaatctgttgaatcgcttaagccgccgaaatccgagtctgaatccgagctaatgtcgctatagcttgctgttctttccgccatgtttgtttgtgttggcttcactatgtgacgtcacaggaaaatggacgggtgtatataacgatggttaaaatcaggcactttgaagctttttttagggatattgcgggatggttaaattttgaaaaaaacttcgaaaaatataataagacactgggaactgatttttaatggttttaaccattctgaaattgtgataatgttcccctttaacccttgtgtggtgttcgggtctgtgggacccgttttcattttttattaaaagaaaaattatacaattaactaatttttcaaactgagactcactgactttggctcattttctgtgaagaacatatatcagaatacatatttgatgaccacacaccatacacaccccCTGCACATTTATATTacgtataagatgtccgggtccactggacccggagctaatagaagtgtggaaattgatgttctgtataccacacacacacacacacacacacacacacacacagcaggcctacacaggaggaggacagagtgtaggtactgttgcgttttggaccagttgttcctcccagggaattcaagtcacaattcgctcccaagttctttccgacacttaaagctgagttgaaaaaccaccagagacagaataggtattttcttgtatattctcaaagctttgccaatatacattttgattgagaccagtctaaccatagaacattctcttgtgcctccccaaaatggtctcccttcccaacgccaaaaacctctcttcccttccccctccctagccataacaaaatgctagtcacaacacattccaaagaactcaagggcaacacacagtatacttgctgacagagcatcaaaagagaataaatggaaaacacgagctgtgttcaaatatgactaagaaatgaaagaagtacaacttaaattcagatatatgtaaatatctgcctccgacatcaGAGGGTGAAATGTGCGAGaatatgagagcagacagtgttgacaaacaatgttgtgtgggaaccgcaggtgcagaaacacaaaagaagaatccctgtgggatgcagaaactgccagagaaatgttccgtgcaacgttcatattgttgttactcagccagcgtttgtgggtctgatggacccgttgcattttgtggcttttaatgcctcacaatcaaacactttgatgttaaaatactgaacagatg
It encodes the following:
- the LOC133619174 gene encoding uncharacterized protein isoform X2; translated protein: MDDYCYAKMATSCKREHERESTSSKSPTEIKTKDEDVQQLIGHSEELSTQSQEGPYPPRIKREEEDLCITPEGECLLGQEEDDLTKLPLTGVSVKTEDGEEKPQPDKLLAPLSDNVQQLIGYPGKLPPQSQGRSSTLEQEDPQPPHIKEEKKELWITQEEADLTKLPLTVVSVKTEDNEEKPQPDHLSAPLSDSGAENGDEELLSSDTDCDGDMRTQTDNKHSNCSKKKTGKTCLSCSVCAKRFSKKSNLTVHMRTHTGEKPFSCSVCGKNFSKKCHLSEHMRTHTGEKPFNCSVCVKSFTKKCHLTEHMKTHTGEKPFNCSVCGKSFSTKTHLSEHMRTHTGEKPFNCSVCGKSYTKKCHLTEHKRTHTGENSFDCSVCGKSITLKSNLTQHMRIHTGEKPFNCLVCGKNFYLKGSLTRHMRKHTREKLFNCSTSSKSFVTKSHLTEHKRTHTGGKTFNCLVCGKSFSRKNRLTEHSRRHTGEKIGCSVCGKTFLSRHGWTQHRMTHSGEKTFSCSVCGKRFYFNSDMVRHKRIHTGEKPFNCTVCGKSFSQKNKLTGHSKLHAGEKNKK
- the LOC133619174 gene encoding uncharacterized protein isoform X1; translated protein: MDDYCYAKMATSCKREHERESTSSKSPTEIKTKDEDVQQLIGHSEELSTQSQEGPYPPRIKREEEDLCITPEGECLLGQEEDDLTKLPLTGVSVKTEDGEEKPQPDKLLAPLSDSESEDKVKEPSSGDTDCEDVQQLIGYPGKLPPQSQGRSSTLEQEDPQPPHIKEEKKELWITQEEADLTKLPLTVVSVKTEDNEEKPQPDHLSAPLSDSGAENGDEELLSSDTDCDGDMRTQTDNKHSNCSKKKTGKTCLSCSVCAKRFSKKSNLTVHMRTHTGEKPFSCSVCGKNFSKKCHLSEHMRTHTGEKPFNCSVCVKSFTKKCHLTEHMKTHTGEKPFNCSVCGKSFSTKTHLSEHMRTHTGEKPFNCSVCGKSYTKKCHLTEHKRTHTGENSFDCSVCGKSITLKSNLTQHMRIHTGEKPFNCLVCGKNFYLKGSLTRHMRKHTREKLFNCSTSSKSFVTKSHLTEHKRTHTGGKTFNCLVCGKSFSRKNRLTEHSRRHTGEKIGCSVCGKTFLSRHGWTQHRMTHSGEKTFSCSVCGKRFYFNSDMVRHKRIHTGEKPFNCTVCGKSFSQKNKLTGHSKLHAGEKNKK
- the LOC133619174 gene encoding uncharacterized protein isoform X3, yielding MDDYCYAKMATSCKREHERESTSSKSPTEIKTKDEDVQQLIGYPGKLPPQSQGRSSTLEQEDPQPPHIKEEKKELWITQEEADLTKLPLTVVSVKTEDNEEKPQPDHLSAPLSDSGAENGDEELLSSDTDCDGDMRTQTDNKHSNCSKKKTGKTCLSCSVCAKRFSKKSNLTVHMRTHTGEKPFSCSVCGKNFSKKCHLSEHMRTHTGEKPFNCSVCVKSFTKKCHLTEHMKTHTGEKPFNCSVCGKSFSTKTHLSEHMRTHTGEKPFNCSVCGKSYTKKCHLTEHKRTHTGENSFDCSVCGKSITLKSNLTQHMRIHTGEKPFNCLVCGKNFYLKGSLTRHMRKHTREKLFNCSTSSKSFVTKSHLTEHKRTHTGGKTFNCLVCGKSFSRKNRLTEHSRRHTGEKIGCSVCGKTFLSRHGWTQHRMTHSGEKTFSCSVCGKRFYFNSDMVRHKRIHTGEKPFNCTVCGKSFSQKNKLTGHSKLHAGEKNKK